A stretch of Corallococcus macrosporus DNA encodes these proteins:
- the orn gene encoding oligoribonuclease, whose translation MASRDTRLVWLDLEMTGLDPNTCGIIEVGVIVTGPDLRPLGEFERVIWQPEEMLQRMEPVVREMHTKNGLLEKVRASNTSLRVAEREVTSFIAEYCDLGEGILAGNSIHTDRRFLIDHMPMVDRYLHYRMVDVTSLKVLVRAWYPALVEPRKPASGHTALADLRSSISELQYYRDILFRATPG comes from the coding sequence ATGGCTTCCCGTGACACGCGCCTGGTGTGGCTCGACCTGGAGATGACGGGCCTGGATCCGAACACCTGCGGCATCATCGAGGTGGGCGTCATCGTCACCGGCCCGGACCTGCGCCCCCTGGGCGAGTTCGAGCGCGTCATCTGGCAGCCCGAGGAGATGCTCCAGCGCATGGAGCCCGTCGTGCGCGAGATGCACACGAAGAACGGCCTGCTGGAGAAGGTGCGCGCGTCCAACACGTCCCTGCGCGTGGCGGAGCGCGAGGTGACGTCCTTCATCGCGGAGTACTGCGACCTGGGCGAGGGCATCCTCGCGGGCAACTCCATCCACACGGACCGGCGCTTCCTCATCGACCACATGCCCATGGTGGACCGCTACCTGCACTACCGCATGGTGGACGTGACCAGCCTCAAGGTGCTGGTGCGCGCCTGGTACCCGGCGCTGGTGGAGCCGCGCAAGCCGGCCAGCGGGCACACCGCGCTCGCGGACCTGCGCTCCAGCATCAGCGAGCTGCAGTACTACCGGGACATCCTCTTCCGCGCGACGCCGGGCTGA
- a CDS encoding AMP-binding protein, with the protein MPASLLEVFLDHARREPARPLLSFEGKRYSRGQLADAVTAFARGLKARGLAPGERVALFLENSDAFVVTWLGVQASGCVAVLVNTAYRQVELAHILSDAEVKVCVTGTSGASELAPLREQLPSLQWLITVEPPPTDLPASLPTVAFDDILAQGSASRVELPLPRSEDLAVLGYTSGTTGRSKGAMLQHRQLLANVRAVTEAWRWTDADRLLLTLPLFHTHGLMVGLHGTLFTGASVDLRRRFVASEALTALHDDASLTLFFGVPTMYGRLLEESRRTGVTPHPLRLWVSGSAPLSPQLCLDIEARFGARILERYGMTETLMNTTQPYDGERRPGTVGMPFPGQEARVVDVRSRKPLPRGETGEIEVRGPHVFTGYWRRPDATAEAFDADGWFRTGDLGEWDPDGFLRITGRARELIISGGFNIYPREVEEVLTAHPAVAEAAVLGLPDPDFGEQVVAVIVPHPGAPTDAQALVDWCRERLAAFKKPRRVVFTDALPRNALGKVQKHVLKERLAAS; encoded by the coding sequence ATGCCGGCCTCCCTGCTTGAAGTGTTCCTGGACCATGCCCGTCGTGAGCCCGCGCGTCCGCTGCTCTCCTTCGAGGGCAAGCGCTACTCGCGGGGCCAGTTGGCGGACGCTGTCACCGCGTTCGCCCGGGGACTCAAGGCCCGGGGGCTGGCTCCCGGTGAGCGCGTCGCCCTCTTCCTGGAGAACAGCGACGCGTTCGTCGTCACGTGGCTGGGCGTCCAGGCCTCGGGCTGCGTCGCCGTGCTCGTCAACACCGCTTACCGCCAGGTGGAGCTGGCCCACATCCTCTCCGACGCGGAGGTGAAGGTCTGCGTCACCGGGACCTCGGGTGCCTCGGAGCTGGCTCCGCTTCGCGAACAGCTTCCTTCGCTGCAATGGCTCATCACCGTGGAGCCGCCTCCCACGGACCTCCCCGCGTCACTTCCCACCGTCGCCTTCGATGACATCCTGGCGCAGGGCTCTGCCTCCCGCGTGGAGCTGCCGCTGCCTCGCTCGGAGGACCTGGCCGTGCTGGGCTACACGTCCGGCACCACCGGCCGCTCCAAGGGCGCCATGCTCCAGCACCGGCAGCTGCTCGCCAACGTGCGCGCCGTTACCGAAGCGTGGCGCTGGACGGACGCGGACCGGCTGCTGCTCACCCTGCCGCTGTTCCACACGCACGGCCTCATGGTGGGCCTCCACGGCACCCTGTTCACCGGCGCCAGCGTGGACCTGCGCCGCCGCTTCGTCGCCTCCGAAGCCCTCACCGCCCTGCACGACGACGCGTCCCTCACCCTCTTCTTCGGCGTGCCCACCATGTACGGCCGCCTCCTGGAGGAGTCCCGCCGCACCGGCGTCACGCCGCATCCCCTGCGCCTGTGGGTCTCCGGCTCCGCCCCCCTGAGCCCCCAGTTGTGCCTGGACATCGAGGCGCGCTTCGGCGCCCGCATCCTGGAGCGCTACGGCATGACCGAGACGCTCATGAACACCACCCAGCCCTACGACGGCGAGCGCCGCCCCGGCACCGTGGGCATGCCCTTCCCCGGCCAGGAGGCCCGCGTCGTGGACGTGCGCTCCCGCAAGCCCCTGCCTCGCGGCGAGACGGGCGAAATCGAGGTCCGCGGCCCCCACGTCTTCACCGGCTACTGGCGCCGCCCGGACGCCACCGCCGAGGCCTTCGACGCCGACGGCTGGTTCCGCACCGGCGACCTGGGCGAGTGGGACCCCGACGGATTCCTGCGCATCACCGGCCGGGCCCGGGAGCTCATCATCAGCGGTGGCTTCAACATCTACCCCCGCGAAGTCGAAGAGGTCCTCACCGCGCACCCCGCCGTCGCGGAGGCCGCCGTGCTGGGCCTGCCCGATCCGGACTTCGGCGAGCAGGTCGTCGCCGTCATCGTCCCCCACCCCGGCGCTCCCACCGACGCCCAGGCCCTGGTGGACTGGTGCCGGGAGCGGCTGGCCGCCTTCAAGAAGCCGCGCCGCGTCGTCTTCACCGACGCCCTGCCCCGCAACGCGCTCGGAAAGGTGCAGAAACACGTCCTCAAGGAGCGCCTGGCCGCCTCCTAG
- a CDS encoding RCC1 domain-containing protein, translating into MHQNPGCPHPTRGASPRLFLPINALLVSVLLALSSGCDDSKPDGTDDCPNPSAGCGLQDAGTPDAGNFDAGNPDAGNPDAGNPDAGNPDAGSPDAGNPDAGNPDACNPDGGGPLPTAPTLIDSSQSATQAVAWQTVTFHVTGKDDQACPLQFTWDVSAGTLGSPVNSATTSDVTWTAPQCVLWGSEVTLTLTVTNNARLSTSRSFTVSVPQCRGPVLSAAGVHSLAVRGKGTVWAWGSNSSGQLGDGTYAGHLVPAQVPGFTHATSVAAGAAHSLALRDDGTVWAWGNNGSGQLGDGTTTDRNTPVQVPGLTGVIAVDTDGSHSLALLSDGTVRAWGNNGRGQLGDGTTTGRLTPVRVPDLTHITAISAGNAHTLALRDDGTVWAWGFNFHGELGDGTTTDRNTPVQVTGLTGVIAVDAGDSHSLALRADGTVWAWGWNVNGEVGDGTGTQRESPVQVTGVSGAIAVTAGSERYSLALLSDGTVRAWGNNRFSQLGDGTTTDRNTPVQVPGLTGGVAVNAGGIHSLVLRNDQTVWAWGWNSDGRLGDGTMSGKGPVKVSLP; encoded by the coding sequence ATGCACCAGAATCCTGGTTGTCCCCACCCGACCCGTGGGGCCTCTCCGCGTCTTTTCCTCCCCATCAACGCCCTGCTGGTATCCGTACTGCTGGCCCTTTCCTCCGGCTGTGACGACTCCAAGCCCGACGGGACGGACGACTGTCCGAACCCGTCCGCCGGCTGCGGCCTGCAGGACGCTGGGACTCCAGACGCGGGCAACTTTGACGCTGGAAACCCAGACGCGGGCAACCCTGACGCCGGCAACCCTGACGCCGGCAACCCTGATGCCGGCAGCCCAGACGCGGGCAACCCTGATGCCGGCAACCCTGATGCTTGCAACCCCGACGGCGGAGGGCCCCTGCCTACAGCCCCCACGCTGATCGACAGCTCGCAGTCCGCCACCCAGGCAGTGGCCTGGCAGACGGTCACCTTCCACGTCACCGGGAAGGATGACCAGGCGTGCCCGCTTCAGTTCACCTGGGACGTCAGCGCGGGAACCCTGGGGAGTCCGGTGAACTCCGCCACGACGAGTGACGTGACGTGGACGGCACCGCAATGCGTGCTCTGGGGCTCCGAGGTCACCCTCACCCTGACCGTCACGAACAATGCCCGGCTCTCCACCTCCAGGTCATTCACGGTATCCGTCCCGCAGTGCCGGGGCCCCGTGCTCTCCGCGGCGGGCGTCCACTCGCTGGCCGTGCGCGGCAAGGGCACCGTCTGGGCCTGGGGGAGCAACAGCTCCGGCCAGCTCGGCGACGGGACGTATGCAGGCCACCTCGTCCCCGCGCAGGTGCCGGGGTTCACCCACGCCACGTCCGTAGCCGCCGGCGCCGCCCACTCGCTGGCCTTGCGCGACGACGGCACCGTCTGGGCCTGGGGGAACAATGGAAGCGGCCAGCTCGGCGACGGGACGACGACCGACCGGAATACCCCCGTGCAGGTGCCCGGGCTGACCGGGGTCATCGCCGTGGACACGGACGGTAGCCACTCGCTGGCCCTGCTGAGCGACGGCACCGTCCGGGCCTGGGGGAACAATGGAAGGGGCCAGCTCGGCGACGGGACGACAACCGGCCGTCTCACCCCGGTGCGGGTCCCTGACTTGACCCACATCACCGCGATCTCCGCGGGCAATGCTCACACGCTGGCGCTGCGCGACGACGGCACCGTCTGGGCCTGGGGCTTCAACTTCCACGGTGAGCTCGGCGACGGGACGACGACCGACCGGAATACCCCCGTGCAGGTGACCGGGCTGACCGGCGTCATCGCCGTGGACGCGGGCGACTCCCATTCGCTGGCCTTGCGCGCCGACGGCACCGTCTGGGCCTGGGGGTGGAACGTGAACGGGGAGGTCGGTGATGGGACTGGCACCCAGCGAGAGAGCCCCGTGCAGGTGACCGGGGTCTCGGGTGCCATCGCCGTGACCGCGGGATCCGAGCGGTATTCGCTGGCCCTGCTGAGCGACGGCACCGTCCGGGCCTGGGGGAACAACAGGTTCAGCCAGCTCGGCGACGGGACGACGACCGACCGGAATACCCCCGTGCAGGTGCCCGGGCTGACCGGCGGCGTCGCCGTGAACGCGGGCGGTATCCATTCGCTCGTCCTGCGTAACGACCAGACAGTGTGGGCCTGGGGGTGGAACAGCGATGGCCGGCTCGGCGATGGGACCATGTCTGGCAAAGGTCCCGTCAAGGTCTCCCTGCCGTGA
- a CDS encoding bifunctional alpha/beta hydrolase/OsmC family protein produces the protein MPVQQVHFPGGAGRLESPPGAPAASALLVSCFACLGHSPGPEALARALVSRGFSVLRLDFTEVPAGIATAGHPDTLPSVDTVVAASAWLSARAPVPRLLVGHSLGGTAVAAALPRLPDVAAVALVNAPAGAKDVLALLSPKQREAGEGELDLKPGRLKLKREFLAAIEASAVSGALGAFPGALLVLHAPEDRYVGLDNARRLAASARRPASLVVLDGADHFLSHPADAAFAADLLGPWAVRHVAPLRERAKPLPEGQVEVREASEGGLAQDVRVGPHWLRADEPLALGGQDSGPTPYGLLAAALGACTSMTVRMYADRQGWPLTRVRVRLSHDKVHAKDGAECESRVGRVDRLERLVRLEGPLTEEQRATLLRIADLCPVHRTLESKVDVRTRRDDSSTE, from the coding sequence ATGCCCGTGCAGCAGGTCCATTTCCCCGGCGGCGCGGGGCGGCTGGAGTCACCCCCCGGCGCGCCCGCGGCGAGCGCGCTGCTGGTGTCGTGCTTCGCGTGCCTGGGCCACTCGCCCGGGCCGGAGGCGCTGGCGCGCGCGCTGGTGTCGCGGGGCTTCTCCGTGCTGCGGCTGGACTTCACGGAGGTCCCCGCCGGCATCGCGACGGCCGGGCACCCGGACACGCTCCCCAGCGTGGACACGGTGGTGGCCGCGTCGGCGTGGCTCTCCGCTCGTGCGCCCGTGCCCCGGCTGCTCGTGGGACACAGCCTGGGCGGCACGGCGGTGGCGGCGGCGCTGCCCCGGCTGCCGGACGTGGCGGCCGTCGCGCTGGTGAACGCCCCCGCGGGCGCGAAGGACGTGCTCGCGCTCCTGTCCCCCAAGCAGCGCGAGGCCGGGGAGGGGGAACTGGACCTGAAGCCCGGCCGGCTGAAGCTGAAGCGCGAGTTCCTCGCCGCCATCGAAGCCAGCGCGGTGTCGGGTGCGCTGGGCGCGTTCCCGGGCGCGCTGCTGGTGCTGCACGCGCCGGAGGACCGCTACGTGGGCCTGGACAACGCGCGCCGGCTGGCGGCATCCGCGCGGCGGCCCGCGAGCCTGGTGGTGCTGGACGGGGCGGACCACTTCCTCTCCCACCCGGCGGACGCGGCCTTCGCGGCGGACCTGCTGGGCCCGTGGGCCGTGCGGCACGTGGCGCCGCTGCGCGAGCGCGCGAAGCCCCTGCCGGAGGGACAGGTGGAGGTGCGCGAGGCGTCCGAGGGCGGGCTGGCCCAGGACGTCCGCGTGGGGCCGCACTGGCTGCGCGCGGACGAGCCGCTGGCGCTGGGCGGACAGGACTCCGGACCCACGCCGTACGGCCTGCTGGCGGCGGCGCTGGGCGCGTGCACGTCCATGACGGTGCGCATGTACGCGGACCGTCAGGGTTGGCCCCTCACCCGGGTGCGGGTGCGCCTGTCGCACGACAAGGTGCACGCGAAGGACGGCGCGGAGTGCGAGTCGCGGGTGGGGCGCGTGGACCGGCTGGAGCGGCTCGTCCGGCTGGAGGGGCCCCTGACGGAGGAGCAGCGCGCGACGCTGCTGCGCATCGCGGACCTGTGCCCGGTGCACCGGACGCTCGAATCCAAGGTGGACGTGCGGACGCGGCGGGACGATTCGTCCACGGAGTGA
- a CDS encoding response regulator — MKRLLIVDDELAIVEALEDILSLEGYDIVTAYNGDEGLQRLLASKPDLVLLDLMMPVMDGGELLRRIRAHPDLQDLPVVVMSAGRLTDEERRASSHFLAKPFELDDLLGTIAKQLPAEGARV, encoded by the coding sequence ATGAAGCGGTTGCTCATCGTCGACGACGAGCTCGCCATCGTGGAGGCGCTCGAGGACATCCTGTCGCTGGAGGGCTACGACATCGTCACCGCCTACAACGGTGACGAGGGGCTCCAGCGGCTCCTGGCCTCGAAGCCGGACCTGGTGCTCCTGGACCTGATGATGCCGGTGATGGACGGCGGAGAGCTGCTGCGCCGCATCCGCGCCCACCCGGACCTGCAGGACCTGCCCGTGGTGGTGATGAGCGCGGGCCGCCTCACGGACGAGGAGCGCCGCGCCAGTTCGCACTTCCTCGCCAAGCCCTTCGAGCTGGACGACCTCCTGGGCACCATCGCGAAGCAGCTGCCCGCCGAAGGGGCACGCGTGTAG
- a CDS encoding archease: MDVETVHAEEHTPRTHWEHFTHDALLGVRGVGRSMEQAFEMAALGLCALVTDPRSVEAHEELEVACQSADHDELLADWLRAVVGAMAGRRMRFQCFAVRLDGLNLFGHGFGERAGQARHGMNVAVTGASLTGVSVRQGPEGVWTAEALVDF, from the coding sequence ATGGACGTCGAAACCGTGCATGCGGAGGAGCACACGCCGCGGACGCACTGGGAGCACTTCACGCACGATGCGCTGCTCGGGGTGCGGGGCGTGGGCCGCTCCATGGAGCAGGCCTTCGAGATGGCGGCGCTGGGGCTGTGCGCGCTGGTGACGGACCCCCGGAGCGTGGAGGCGCACGAGGAGCTGGAGGTGGCCTGCCAGTCCGCGGACCATGACGAGCTGCTCGCGGACTGGCTGCGGGCGGTGGTGGGCGCGATGGCGGGACGGCGCATGCGCTTCCAGTGCTTCGCGGTGCGCCTGGACGGGCTGAACCTCTTCGGCCACGGCTTCGGCGAGCGCGCGGGACAGGCCCGGCACGGCATGAACGTGGCGGTGACGGGCGCGTCGCTCACCGGCGTCTCCGTGCGCCAGGGCCCCGAGGGCGTGTGGACCGCCGAGGCGCTGGTGGACTTCTAG